The sequence AATAGACCAGATTAAACAGATAGCCTACAATGATTATTCCCAAAGCCACAACCCCGATAAATGTCAGGATAAGAGGAAGCTTTAATACTTTTTTAAGTATTATCGTTTCAGGAAGAGAAAGCCCGATTACAGACATCATAAATGCCAGTACAGTGCCAAGCGATGCCCCCTTTTCAAGAAGCGCCTGCACTATTGGAATTATTCCTGCGGCATTCGAGTACATCGGCACACCTATCATAACCGATAATGGCACCGACCACCAGGCACTTTTGCCCATAAGGCCTGCCATAAAGTTTTCAGGCACATATCCGTGAATTCCGGCGCCTACGGCAATACCTAAAACTATATAGATCCAAACCTTCGATACAATTTCCCTTACAGCCTCAAAGCCTGAGGTAATCCTTTCTGTAAAAAGAGGCTTTGCCTCAGAGAGTTCAAGCTTCCCGGCTTTGACCTGATAGACCCAGTCCTCAACATACCGTTCCAGCCTGAGGCGGCCTATTACGTAGCCTGAGAACATTGCAATTATGAGTCCTGTTGACATGTAAAGCAGGGCTGTCTGCCAGCCGAAGAGCCCGAACAAAAGCACCAGAGCGACCTCATTTATCATGGGAGCTGCAATCAGAAACGAGAATGTAACGCCAAGAGGAACGCCTGACTCTATAAAACCAAGGAAAAGCGGAATAGCCGAACAAGAGCAGAAAGGAGTTACAATACCCAGAATGCTGGCAAGAACGTTACCGGTAAAAAGGGATTTCCCCTCAAGCATCTTTCTTGTCCTTTCCGGCGAGAAGTACGTCCTTATTATACCCACGGCAAAAACAATCAGCACCAGAAGAAGCAAAACCTTG is a genomic window of Ignavibacteria bacterium containing:
- a CDS encoding permease gives rise to the protein MNRDSHLTEAVRFFIYEVPKVLLLLVLIVFAVGIIRTYFSPERTRKMLEGKSLFTGNVLASILGIVTPFCSCSAIPLFLGFIESGVPLGVTFSFLIAAPMINEVALVLLFGLFGWQTALLYMSTGLIIAMFSGYVIGRLRLERYVEDWVYQVKAGKLELSEAKPLFTERITSGFEAVREIVSKVWIYIVLGIAVGAGIHGYVPENFMAGLMGKSAWWSVPLSVMIGVPMYSNAAGIIPIVQALLEKGASLGTVLAFMMSVIGLSLPETIILKKVLKLPLILTFIGVVALGIIIVGYLFNLVY